The genomic interval TCTTAaagtataacaaaaaacaaacattGAAAAACACGACAATTTAAATCACAAATAAAATGtcttaatttatcatattttttttgtttttattatagaaaaaaaaatgattttgcaTCATTTAATTGAATTGGTATGAATTTAAAGACTGGGAAGAGGTGTCGACCGCACGTGTATATAGAAACGTGTGACGTGCTGCATTGAAGAGCATTGTAGGCCCACGTgcgtataaataaatataaatgaaattctACTGCTGTTTACTGTTCCCTTTTCGGCACtcgttttttatttatctatttatatataaaaaataaatataatttaaaatttaattgaatcttaagatatgaatttttttaacgAGAAAATGATGGATAAAATAAAAGGGAAGCCGACAGGAAGTGGTGACTGCTATGCTATGTGAACAATATTGCTTTGAATATGTTTATCTAACGTCATCCATGCCATCACTTCTTCTAATTACCATGCACATTTTAGATACTATTTTTGTTATGTCTTGTTACAATTCATATGTTATAATTCATGTgttatgtttatataatttagttttactaaatttcatattatacataaattttatgtacgtttaacttttataaaatagtttatgtttatttaagaTGGCAgaaaatacatattatttttagaaaaaaaaaattaaaattcattgtGTCAATTACAAGTACTTAATCTTTTAAGCTATTGTTATACAGAATTGatgatattttatgaatttaacttTATCgattagaaaattttgaatgcGATTATTACGCAATCAGACatatatcaaaaaattatatttgtatacGCTGTTGATTTATGAAATTTggtaatgttaatattttataactaaataGAATCGCATATCAAGTACAATGAAAACGAGGATATAATCGAATGGTAAAATTTTTCTTTGCCAAGAAGAAGACGCGGGTTCGATTCCCACTATTTGCCCTATGTATTTAATAgtcataatttgaaaaatgcCATAGAATTGACTACATATAATGCCGGGATTTGAACTCATAATCTCAAGGTTATGAGCCTTGCGAACTATCAAGTTGCTCTACTCcgcgataaaaaaaaattgataactaatgaaaaaaaaattgaatgcaatgaaactttttatactgattaatggaagaagaaaaagaaagaaagatgaatATGACGCAGCTACGTAGGGTGATGATGCAGTTTGAGGGAATGAATGAAACAGCCGACATAAGTTGACAAAGTCACATATGAATCTACGAAGTCGCTCTCGAGTCAAATAATGTGTGATTCTTCCCATTGTTTTTAGCTTTCTCTCCTTCAattcaaaaccaaaaccacCAAAGCAGTCAAACACATTATTCTCATATCTAAAGATTGAAGGAATGGATATGTTTGTCAAGAGCATGTGTTGAGAAATAAGAGCAGAGAAAGATTTGAATTCAAAGGAGTAATTGTCTATAATTGGGTGCTGTAATTAAATGTGAAGGTGTTGGAAGAAATTTCTGGATTATGGTTTTCTGGTTTGAATTCATTGGATTGACTAATTGTCGTGGCCACACAATCCTTCACTATTATTAATTTGGTCTCTCAGTCTCTATACTTTCTAACACGTCTCTcactttttactgtttttattcgATCTATCCTATGAACCTattattttcctctttttctttttcaaattcaattaatatttttcttctaaataatttcatattctttAGGAATAAATATCAGCAGACTTTATAAATGTTACTGTTGGTTAAGAATTAAATCAGATATACTTTCTGCCGCGATTTCTTCTTTGCCAAGCGATTTTCGCGTGAAAATCGTGCATGTAGTCAATTTTTAAATGCTATTTTCTTAATGGATCATTCTATTCACTTTTTAGTTAATCCTTTTTTTAACCTTAGTTTGTGTACAAATTAATAGATATAAGCTTTgtgagaaaaacaaaacattttaatatatataatctaaaaaaattaaaattagctatatattattaacagccaatttgttattatcattaatCACTATTATTATCACATATATAATACTTtcacttaatttaaatatgatttaaggTTGTTAATCAAAATCCTGTTCATCCAAAGCTTTTTACTGCTGCTATCTGTCTAATGCTTAAagtttggattaaatatgtttttgattttttaatttttaataaaaattgaaattagtcttttttttttaaattttggcctaatttagtctctcaactttagaaatctatgaatttagtcatttcaaccaaagtttattaactttgtttgatgtttcaaatgtgtttctcaattaaaattgaaacaaaaataggtcaaatagtataaacaatccaaatgttatcatgaaatgtgcttgaaacaacaaataaacctaacaaaatttagttaaaaggattaaattcatacatttttatagTTTGGgaactaaattaggccaaaattttgaaaggtaactaattctaatttttacttaaagttataaaaccaaaaacatatttaacttcttaaattttttttttaacaaattaacaaattcaaccaataattaaatataataacaacaggtgaattttaagtttaatttaattttcaaaaaactagtttgtaaaatatttatttacatgttataaattaattttatttccaatCGAAGTGAGATTTAAGTTGGAAAACGGAATAAATGGTTACTGAAGTTTTGAATGTGACAGAGCAGTGTTTGGCATAACTTTGTAGCTGAGTTTTTGGACCAGAATATAAGAGACTTTTGTATAAATTGCGTGGCAGAAGAGTGAGTGTGGGGCttaaagaagagaagaaagtaaAGAGTGGCCATAGAAAATAGGTTATAAATAGATGGAACGTGGAAAATGTTTGAAATGGTTACagtgaaaacaaagaaagaagggACCACATTCAGAGCACCCACACACTACTTCGTAAGACTTAAACATAACAAATCCATATAACAAAACACTTGCCTTCGGTCAACACACAACTCTCtccaattttccttttttctatactatttaaaataatttttacaaccatcttatttttatactgtgttaaataaatataaaaatatgttatcatACCATTATTTTATACTGTTATTTTACTCTTATATGAGGTTCAACGTACACATACACATAAATTTCCATactgataaaatattattcgGTCAAGtccacatatttatttttagtaccACTCAACAATATtgtatgtcaaataaatataaaagtatatcataatataaattaaatgtaaaaggtttaaaccattaattgtttctattttcggaaagtttttctattttgatcCCTATCTTATTAGAATcttcaattgagtccctataaatgttaatttcaatcaattaagtttctgtcgttaaatttagttaacatGGTTAATTTTTTTGCACAGCTAGAaagatgacctgttaatttctataaacgtggtctttcaactctaaataggtcacatttatagaaattaacacttataaagactcaattaaagattctaataagacggagatcaaaatagaaaaacttcccaaaaataaaaaacaattaaatgatttaaaccaatgtaaaaatatatcataatttccgttaatttatttatatacaaagtAATCTTGTTCAGGTGACACATTGGCCCACTAGAAGGCagaatttattatgaattgattTGATGAAGAGGTGTGGTTTGACTTGGAAATTTCATTCAGCTGgtcacatatataataatattctaaTCTAAGAACACATGGATCCGCACGTTCTTATCTATTATGCTTCTAGTACTTCTCACACTACgtgttaaaagtaataaataataaataaaaaagaacaggAACAGGAACATGAACAGACGAACTTCACGGTCGATTAATGTTGGAGAGCATATCTATCTTTAAATAAGCAAGTGGCTTATTATTTCGCATGTGTCTCTTTCCACTCAGTTTCCTTCCTCAACTTGAGTTCCTTCTATCTAGTGCTACCTCCGCTACCTACTCTATATATATGCTTCATCTTCCTTCCACTTTCTGAAACTTTAGCCATTTATCTTCTTTCAACGTATAAACTACAAACTAAGACAAAACAAACACCTTTTTGAGTTTTCTTCAAACATGGATTGTTCATCATGGATTAACACTTCCTTGGATCTCAACATTAATCCTCACAGAGTTCATCAAGAACTTCCCGTAAGTATATATATGTCAGAAGCATTTATGGGACATGCTTTCATTCTGATTATAGTTTGATATACATGGAAGCAATTCATTCATTGTGGTGTGTTGATTTCAGAAGGAGGTAGAAAGCAAGCTTTTTTCTTTGGGAATGCCCAAGTTTAACGTGGAAGAATGTTGGGAATCCAAAAGACCCATCAAAGATGAGGTTAGTTCACCCGTTGTTTCTTCTTTAACTTCCTTCAAGATCCTTTATTGATAGTTAGTTTGAAACGAAACCGtgatcttatttatatatattttgaagatttatagagttttgaaaagaagaaacagaTTAAAAAAGGTGTCGAATTCgtgaattaaaagtaaaagtaggacatgaaaagaaaacagaagTGTTTATTTGATGATGTTCCCTGAGACAAAGATCCGGGTCTTGAGGATGAAATTCTGTGAATGGTTCTAACATGGATGATGTTATTGGCGACATTTCAGTCTAACAGTGACTTGGAGGAGGAACTGAAGCGGGTGACAGCAGAAAACAAGAAGTTGGCTGAGATGCTGTCGGTGGTGTGTGAGAACTACAACACTTTGCGAAGCCATTTGATGGAATATACGAGGAAAAATGGTGAAAAAGAGACCAGCCCGACATCAAAGAAAAGGAAGTCTGAAAGCAGCAACAACAATAGTATTTGTGTGATGGGAACTAACAATGGAAACTCCGAGAGCAGCTCCACTGATGAAGAATCTTGCAAGAAACCGAGGGAAGAAACCATGAAACCAAAAATTTCAAGAGTTTATGTCAGGACCGAAGCATCTGACACCACCCTTGTAAGACTCTTTAGATTCATTTCCTATTAGGCATAGCTAATAGCATGAAATATTAGGAGTAACTGTTTGACAGGTTTTTCATTGTATGTGGTTTCAGATTGTGAAAGATGGGTACCAGTGGAGGAAATATGGGCAAAAAGTGACCAGAGATAACCCTTGTCCAAGAGCATATTTCAAATGCTCATTTGCTCCAAGCTGCCCTGTAAAAAAGAAGGTGCAAAGAAGTGTGGATGATCAATCTGTTCTGGTGGCTACTTATGAAGGGGAGCACAACCATCCCCAAGCTTCTTCACAAATGGAGGCAACATCAGGTTCTGGGCGTAGTGTGACCCTTGCTTCAGTGCCTTGTGCAGCTGCCACTCCAACACTCGTTACCCTTGACTTGACAAAATCTAAGGGCAGCAACGATTCCAAGAGCACGAAAACTAAAGTAGATACACCTAAAGTGCAGCAGGTTTTGGTGGAACAGATGGCAACTTCTTTGACCACGGATCCTAATTTCAGAGCAGCACTTGTTGCTGCCATCTCAGGAAGATTGATGCACAATAATTGAATGGAAGTTTTGGTTGGTGTGGCTAATTTAGTGTCAATGTTTAAGTATATTCCATAAAATGGAGATCATTCTTTAGAGCATAGGATCTCTCTGTGTAAATACAACATGGAAGGCTCATACATCTTTGATCCTTCAAGTGGAAATAAAGTTCCGCAAAGGATAAGCATGTTGAGCTGATTGAACAACAGAAAAATCAAGCTCTGCACACCCATCTGCCTCATGATGATGGCAAAGATTTAGCAAGCCTTTTTTGGCCAATATATCTGGGTTACCTCCGAGTAGGTTGTAGCGAACTTTCTCTGAAAGGTAATTTCAGCGCATCTCTACGGATTTTGAATTTCTCCTCTTTATTTTTCCACCATTCGATGTCTGGCAAGCCAACCCTATCTCTCGATGTTTAACTGTACAGACTCAAGATCCTAGTACTCGTTTTAGAATTGTATTTCGAGAACTTGTCTTACATGTCGATCAAGTATTGTAAGTGATAGTTTGTAACTCGAAACATTgaggaatgaaaaagaaaatctgcatGATTAGACTTTGGACtatgattgatattgtttaGCAATGATTCCtaataattgaatttgaaatcGATTCAGTTTTAgactcatttaaatttaaattgatcatATAGTTCTCATAACACACTCTATAAAAGGTCATTTATACAAAggataaaaacttaattttgagATTCTCAGAAGTATCTCTGCTGGTGTGCGATGCTACTCAAACAACAGTGTACCAAGCACAGAAGACTGTTTCGGATGAAGCTGTTGGGGgtttcaaatttgaataaaatatggtAAAGAATTATTATGGGTAACAAGGATTTCAAATGTGATTTTGAAACATCTTAGTGAAAGTCTTGAGCTTACCAAGGCAATATTTTAAAAGTCTGATTTCCTGAAATTAGGTAGTGGGTAGAGTAATAGGTACTGCAGACAATGGTGAAGTGTTCAAAGATTAGTTAAAAAAAGTCCAGCACTGTCCCTTGATGACCACTGACCAAGTAGGTAATGCAGGGCATAGTTGACGGTAAGACGGCGAAGACTTGGAAAGTAAAGTGCCAAAGATATGGTCCCTATCACAGGATAAAAACCTAAAAGGAACTATTCATGgccacaaaataaaataaagggaaaGTGTAGACAATTGCAAATACGGCTACTTAATATCTTTAATACACAAGAATTTGAAGAAATGCCAAAGGTCATttactcatttttctcttcaaatacAACTAAGCCTTCTGGCTAATTCATTCACATATGTATCGATTTTGTACACTCCACAATCTACTCATCTCCCCTTACAACTACTTGATTAACCACCAGATGATCATTTTAACCAAAGCCATTTGTTCATTTAGTACTACTTAGAGGAGAAGTTCATTTTGTTCACAGCCAGTAACAGGCCTACATCGGTTGTCTCGTCGTTTGGCTTGTCTTTGAGCTTGGAGTTGAGAGAGCTTTCGTTGGCCATGGCTTCTGCATTGGAGGTACACTCCTTGAATCTGAAGCAACTGATAAGATGGTCATTTGTTAGGCCAGCCACTTGCATGAAAGTGTAGATGACTGTTGGTCCAACACTCCTGAAACCTCTCTTTACAAGGTCTTTACTTATGACTTCAGCTTTCGGAGATTTCACAGGTACCTGACGTGAGTACCTGAATTGGCTAACTATAGGCTTGTGGTTAACAAAGTTCCAAATAAATGTGTCAAAAGATCCAAACTCTTCAATTACCTGTGTATGAAAAAATATACAGttaaaagacaaaataagtAAAACCCCCACAGTTTGACActtataaataaactatggaAAAATCATGATACCACCGCCCCTTAAAACAAGTTGATTTGAGgatttgtctttctttttcccaagtCTTCTTTTGATAATATTCGTCTGTGGGTCAGAAAGCAGGTTTATTTcgtttttcttaatatattccAAGGTAGGTAGcagaaaagtttgaaaattaaggTAAGTGTATGGGTTGCTTCACTTAAGCAAGAGCCTTTTTGGttcagaaaatattataaagacaTTGAAATTGCAAGTTTCACACACAAGAGTGGAAAAATAAAGCTGTCAGAGAGGTGTTCACCTTACACATCAGACGTGCATTTTCAATTATTGATCGCAACCTGAGTTCTGATAACAATGAGTTGGCAGGACTTCCTGGTGCAGCTATCTTTTTCTCATTCATTCTAGAAACTGCACTAGGATCAAAATCCAAAAAGACTTCCCTGTGTTCATGAATACGCTATAACAGTTAATCCAAACATTATTAGTGCATATTCCACACAAAAGATCTTCTGaatcaataaaaaacaaaatgaagcaCGGAAGGGAAATATAATGAGCCAATTATTTAATGAGCAACCTTTTCTGAAGTGTATCTTCAAGATGccaataacatatttaaatccagaaaatatatttaaaagaaaaatatatcaataccGAAATAGCTGCCTTTTGTTAAGAATAGTAGGCCACGTAAGCTCAGCCAAGGCTCCAGAGAAGCTAAGCAACTCAAACAGTTTCCTGCAAAAACCAAATTTCAGCATTGAGACAGTTTCAGAGTGGAAGTTGAAAACAAAACAGAAGACTGTACCCTCAACCAAGCAAACCCACGTACCTGTCGTCATGAACAGGAACTCCCCACTCGTTGTCATGAAAAGCAACATAGCATGCCTCTGAAACAAAACACtagttagaaataaaaaatgaaaaataaatttgcaaTTATATGCCACTGTACCATTTTTCctatagaaaattcaaactcCAAAGTTTAAACATTCTATTTATCCTCGCAATCTAGGCTGTCACAGGTACTGGAATAGCAATCAAGAAAACCAAGGCATATGCATTCACTTAAATTCGGAGGCAATAGTATATAATGTCTAGCCATTTCATAGAAATATGTTATGTGCAAAATTTTCACTTCAGTGATGGATGTTTTAGTCTTGAAGAATGAACGAAATTTAGTGATGCTAACAGGCAATAGAGTTCATCTAACCCCCTCTATTTTACCAAATTCATGGGAAAAACGAGCAATAGTAACTACTGTCTACTCCGCTCCAACACAAACAGTTTAAACCATCTTAGAGTTTTGTGGTAAGGACAGGGTGCTAAATTCCATAGCTATAAGAAAGAGAAGGTAAGGTAAGGAAAGGAAAAGCCTTTCATGCTATGAAACACCGACATGAACCATGACACGGGTACAGCAAAAATGCTAAACATTGTAGGACACAAGTATGACACACATAAGGAGTATATTAGGTGGGAGCATGTCCTTAACGAGAGAAAGGAATCATTGATCATACAACCATAAATGGATGGTCAAGATTATTTCTAAGCAAAACAATCTCAACCATCCATACATagttataaaatcaaatatgagCTTCATAATTCATATTCAAGACTGAAATTATGCAAAAAGTTTCCTAAACAAACTTTTCATGGTAAAActatatatgtaaaaataaagtttaagacAATGTGCCCATGCGGGATCTGAGCTGAATAAATCAACTTTTAAATTGGAAACTTGAGAGACGTGAGTTAGATGAGCTGTCAATCTGTCATACAAGTGTCCCGTAACAAACACTTGTCCCACGTGCATAAATAGCACCAAATGGAGTATTTATACTTAAAGTTTGCATGCAATCCGTGAGACATTGAAAGAATGTAGGAGAGGGCGACCAGAGCTCTGGGAGATAATCTGTAGCATCATAAATTGAGTATCCAAAGTTTCCTTTAAGTGTTCAAGAGAAGGACACAAAAGTCATGGATAAGGCCGAGCAACCATAACCCGAGTTATACAAGAAAAAAACTACTACAACCCTAGTGCAGAATTTAAACAGAAACCCCAATTCTAACAAATTACAAACTTTAACCATTCACCACTATGTAAGCCAAGCCATTCATTAAAGTATCTTCATGTTGTCAACTATGCGTGAACATGAAATTGTTTATGAATTTACTAGCTGTACTTATTATTGTTTTACATAAAAGAAATGTACTGCtacataattgttttaaatttaatgtgtaTGAAAAATGTGAGGAAATCTACATGAGTAACACATGTTTCCTTTGTCAAGAAAATTGTTGGATCCTAAATCAACTAGaaatatgatcaaattataaGTATACAAGTAGGTGTAAACCTCATCTCAGTGTATACTTTTGTGAGATTGACTTAGACCTGAAATCTACTTTATAAAATGGTATTAGAGTCTATCTTATCAAGGTTTTTGAGTCTATCATGCCACTTACTATTGGATCACCTACGGATATCTGATCTTAATCTGATGTTTTAGTCCTCGGCATGGGAGGTTGTGTTAGAAT from Vigna radiata var. radiata cultivar VC1973A chromosome 9, Vradiata_ver6, whole genome shotgun sequence carries:
- the LOC106772952 gene encoding probable WRKY transcription factor 40 isoform X2 codes for the protein MDCSSWINTSLDLNINPHRVHQELPEVESKLFSLGMPKFNVEECWESKRPIKDESNSDLEEELKRVTAENKKLAEMLSVVCENYNTLRSHLMEYTRKNGEKETSPTSKKRKSESSNNNSICVMGTNNGNSESSSTDEESCKKPREETMKPKISRVYVRTEASDTTLIVKDGYQWRKYGQKVTRDNPCPRAYFKCSFAPSCPVKKKVQRSVDDQSVLVATYEGEHNHPQASSQMEATSGSGRSVTLASVPCAAATPTLVTLDLTKSKGSNDSKSTKTKVDTPKVQQVLVEQMATSLTTDPNFRAALVAAISGRLMHNN
- the LOC106774075 gene encoding uncharacterized protein LOC106774075 yields the protein MSGPPRVRSMNVTVADPDARPVLVPAGNKVRPAVEGRKPVKKLTPETEKKPVALSNAPPQCISAPPPFILRRQERHQAVLKNLSSMNASYSSDASSTDSSTHSSGASSSGKVARRVSVQLRKKQCGPKAEKVSSDNVGGSDDVDLSDSLEGKKRCAWVTPNTEACYVAFHDNEWGVPVHDDRKLFELLSFSGALAELTWPTILNKRQLFREVFLDFDPSAVSRMNEKKIAAPGSPANSLLSELRLRSIIENARLMCKVIEEFGSFDTFIWNFVNHKPIVSQFRYSRQVPVKSPKAEVISKDLVKRGFRSVGPTVIYTFMQVAGLTNDHLISCFRFKECTSNAEAMANESSLNSKLKDKPNDETTDVGLLLAVNKMNFSSK
- the LOC106772952 gene encoding probable WRKY transcription factor 40 isoform X1, with amino-acid sequence MDCSSWINTSLDLNINPHRVHQELPKEVESKLFSLGMPKFNVEECWESKRPIKDESNSDLEEELKRVTAENKKLAEMLSVVCENYNTLRSHLMEYTRKNGEKETSPTSKKRKSESSNNNSICVMGTNNGNSESSSTDEESCKKPREETMKPKISRVYVRTEASDTTLIVKDGYQWRKYGQKVTRDNPCPRAYFKCSFAPSCPVKKKVQRSVDDQSVLVATYEGEHNHPQASSQMEATSGSGRSVTLASVPCAAATPTLVTLDLTKSKGSNDSKSTKTKVDTPKVQQVLVEQMATSLTTDPNFRAALVAAISGRLMHNN